Proteins from a single region of Topomyia yanbarensis strain Yona2022 unplaced genomic scaffold, ASM3024719v1 HiC_scaffold_20, whole genome shotgun sequence:
- the LOC131694945 gene encoding uncharacterized protein LOC131694945 isoform X1: MSKSPSSETTSETLSISDESIATSVSNSIRSNTSSKHPKKPAQKEEPKERPPWRAASVSLVPKTDLRARILDVSKRLRRVNASVQTDPIRTKLMKEASTDEQEDLIPMVDEEILTDGNLAIQQVGNFILSHSVAQMTDVVPMSNVATQTAMPRSGVSFRRFLEAGEGDGIVPKLVPEEDEDIKKSSSFEELQKIDEKIKQFFNSPELDAAELPEDNGSTHSSDSIKDQNTPDLLTGSSKDAVPNRSKFLEPPTFSSWQNLDFSDEESEQYVARELPRRTLGEGNQPWAEFKDLVIGSRLANMRLSPVQPRKPRPDKKTVTWSDTQHRAVSNLLHEATALVDMFDQVSMLLGPDIKLNAIQPQEEEFKLPPPKWEPLLIKSCHALQDKLEQVRHLTCDDVDEQLLLAPSAMQSNVDIEASL; this comes from the exons ATGAGCAAATCTCCGTCGTCTGAAACAACCAGCGAGACGCTGAGTATCAGCGATGAATCAATCGCAACCTCGGTGTCCAACTCGATCAG ATCGAATACATCGTCGAAGCATCCGAAGAAACCAGCTCAGAAGGAAGAACCCAAGGAGCGTCCACCATGGCGAGCCGCCAGTGTTAGCTTGGTTCCCAAAACAGATCTTCGAGCTAGAATTCTAGATGTTTCCAA ACGGCTACGGCgggtaaatgcatctgttcaaaCGGATCCCATCCGTACTAAGCTGATGAAGGAGGCATCAACCGACGAACAGGAAGATCTCATTCCTATGGTGGACGAAGAAATTCTCACCGATGGAAACTTGGCCATTCAGCAAGTTGGAAACT TCATCCTTTCACATTCGGTGGCACAAATGACAGACGTGGTACCGATGTCGAATGTGGCAACTCAAACGGCAATGCCTCGCAGTGGCGTCTCATTCCGAAGATTTCTCGAAGCTGGCGAAGGTGACGGAATTGTTCCGAAACTGGTTCCAGAAGAAGATGAAGATATTAAAAAATCTTCAAGCTTCGAAGAGTTGCAGAAGATAGACGAGAAGATCAAACAGTTCTTCAATAGCCCTGAGTTGGATGCAGCGGAGCTGCCAGAGGATAATGGATCAACTCACAGCAGTGATAGCATCAAAGATCAAAACACTCCGGATCTGCTGACAGGCTCCTCCAAAGATGCAGTACCTAATCGGTCGAAATTCCTCGAACCACCGACTTTTAGCTCCTGGCAAAATTTAGATTTTTCCGATGAAGAATCAGAACAGTACGTAGCTCGGGAGCTTCCCCGTCGGACGCTGGGTGAAGGCAACCAACCGTGGGCGGAATTCAAGGATCTGGTAATCGGTTCACGGTTAGCGAATATGCGACTATCCCCGGTACAGCCTAGAAAGCCCCGCCCGGACAAGAAAACTGTAACCTGGAGTGACACCCAGCACCGTGCCGTATCGAATCTGCTTCACGAGGCCACCGCACTGGTGGACATGTTCGATCAGGTTTCCATGTTGCTGGGACCGGATATAAAACTTAACGCAATCCAACCACAGGAAGAGGAGTTTAAGCTGCCTCCGCCCAAATGGGAACCACTGCTGATCAAATCGTGTCATGCGCTGCAGGACAAGTTGGAACAGGTTCGTCATTTAACCTGCGACGATGTGGATGAACAGTTACTGCTAGCTCCATCAGCGATGCAGTCGAACGTTGACATCGAGGCGAGCTTGTGA
- the LOC131694945 gene encoding uncharacterized protein LOC131694945 isoform X2, translating to MSKSPSSETTSETLSISDESIATSVSNSIRRLRRVNASVQTDPIRTKLMKEASTDEQEDLIPMVDEEILTDGNLAIQQVGNFILSHSVAQMTDVVPMSNVATQTAMPRSGVSFRRFLEAGEGDGIVPKLVPEEDEDIKKSSSFEELQKIDEKIKQFFNSPELDAAELPEDNGSTHSSDSIKDQNTPDLLTGSSKDAVPNRSKFLEPPTFSSWQNLDFSDEESEQYVARELPRRTLGEGNQPWAEFKDLVIGSRLANMRLSPVQPRKPRPDKKTVTWSDTQHRAVSNLLHEATALVDMFDQVSMLLGPDIKLNAIQPQEEEFKLPPPKWEPLLIKSCHALQDKLEQVRHLTCDDVDEQLLLAPSAMQSNVDIEASL from the exons ATGAGCAAATCTCCGTCGTCTGAAACAACCAGCGAGACGCTGAGTATCAGCGATGAATCAATCGCAACCTCGGTGTCCAACTCGATCAG ACGGCTACGGCgggtaaatgcatctgttcaaaCGGATCCCATCCGTACTAAGCTGATGAAGGAGGCATCAACCGACGAACAGGAAGATCTCATTCCTATGGTGGACGAAGAAATTCTCACCGATGGAAACTTGGCCATTCAGCAAGTTGGAAACT TCATCCTTTCACATTCGGTGGCACAAATGACAGACGTGGTACCGATGTCGAATGTGGCAACTCAAACGGCAATGCCTCGCAGTGGCGTCTCATTCCGAAGATTTCTCGAAGCTGGCGAAGGTGACGGAATTGTTCCGAAACTGGTTCCAGAAGAAGATGAAGATATTAAAAAATCTTCAAGCTTCGAAGAGTTGCAGAAGATAGACGAGAAGATCAAACAGTTCTTCAATAGCCCTGAGTTGGATGCAGCGGAGCTGCCAGAGGATAATGGATCAACTCACAGCAGTGATAGCATCAAAGATCAAAACACTCCGGATCTGCTGACAGGCTCCTCCAAAGATGCAGTACCTAATCGGTCGAAATTCCTCGAACCACCGACTTTTAGCTCCTGGCAAAATTTAGATTTTTCCGATGAAGAATCAGAACAGTACGTAGCTCGGGAGCTTCCCCGTCGGACGCTGGGTGAAGGCAACCAACCGTGGGCGGAATTCAAGGATCTGGTAATCGGTTCACGGTTAGCGAATATGCGACTATCCCCGGTACAGCCTAGAAAGCCCCGCCCGGACAAGAAAACTGTAACCTGGAGTGACACCCAGCACCGTGCCGTATCGAATCTGCTTCACGAGGCCACCGCACTGGTGGACATGTTCGATCAGGTTTCCATGTTGCTGGGACCGGATATAAAACTTAACGCAATCCAACCACAGGAAGAGGAGTTTAAGCTGCCTCCGCCCAAATGGGAACCACTGCTGATCAAATCGTGTCATGCGCTGCAGGACAAGTTGGAACAGGTTCGTCATTTAACCTGCGACGATGTGGATGAACAGTTACTGCTAGCTCCATCAGCGATGCAGTCGAACGTTGACATCGAGGCGAGCTTGTGA